One segment of Alistipes sp. ZOR0009 DNA contains the following:
- a CDS encoding nucleoside phosphorylase, with protein MRIIEPSELLIREDGSIYHLHLLPEQLADTVILVGDPGRVETVAGYFESIECKVSNREFYTITGKYNGHRVSVISTGIGTDNIDIVVNELDALVNIDFATRTVKPEFKKLTLVRLGTSGAIQGNIPLGTKLISEISVGFDGLLNFYANRDAISALDLEAAFIQQTGWNAQLPNPYFVYSSKELLDRFSGFTMKGATISAPGFYGPQGRVLRLPLADEKINDKIEAFEHNGVKITNFEMESSALAGLAKLLGHDATTICTIIANRVNKTALGDYSTAVNEMIENTLKCLLP; from the coding sequence ATGAGAATTATTGAACCATCAGAATTACTCATTAGAGAAGATGGTAGCATCTACCACCTACACCTGCTCCCAGAGCAACTTGCAGATACTGTTATTTTAGTTGGAGACCCTGGTCGTGTTGAGACAGTTGCGGGCTATTTCGAGAGCATTGAGTGCAAAGTATCCAACCGCGAATTCTATACTATTACAGGTAAATATAATGGGCATAGAGTTTCTGTAATCTCTACTGGTATCGGAACCGATAATATTGATATTGTTGTAAACGAACTCGACGCTTTAGTAAATATTGACTTTGCAACAAGAACGGTTAAGCCAGAATTTAAGAAGCTAACTCTTGTTAGGTTGGGTACATCTGGGGCTATTCAGGGGAATATTCCGTTGGGAACTAAGCTTATTTCAGAGATCTCTGTTGGCTTTGATGGCCTTCTGAATTTCTATGCAAATAGAGACGCTATTTCTGCCTTAGATTTAGAAGCCGCATTTATCCAACAAACCGGATGGAACGCTCAGCTACCTAATCCGTATTTTGTTTACTCCTCAAAAGAACTTTTAGACCGCTTTTCTGGTTTTACAATGAAAGGAGCAACCATATCGGCTCCAGGGTTCTATGGTCCTCAAGGTCGCGTGCTACGTTTGCCTTTGGCTGACGAAAAAATTAACGATAAAATTGAGGCTTTTGAGCATAATGGAGTAAAAATTACTAACTTCGAGATGGAAAGTTCTGCATTAGCAGGTTTAGCTAAGCTCCTAGGTCATGATGCTACAACCATTTGTACCATTATTGCCAACCGAGTTAACAAAACAGCGCTGGGGGACTACTCGACCGCTGTAAATGAAATGATAGAAAACACACTAAAGTGCCTACTGCCATAA
- a CDS encoding transglutaminase-like domain-containing protein → MPTAIRKMLKEEVNALVSLIDDPAPEVFEAVSQRLYELGRDAIPVLEEYWAHSTNEYQQKLIEGVLQRINDNIAGEEARNWLAKGCKDIVEGAHLVAHLLFPELPLSDLQLQVDKLAKEVWLEINNNLTAFEKVKVINRVLYEEYHYSPDPLNLFAPHYFALNHVILTKKGNPLSLSLLYMAIAQQLGMPIYGISLPRNFILAYKDPYHGDDDTLPVSQRVLFYINPFNRGSVLSKKEIDYYLNQIKETPIDAYYLPCDNRTSIIKVLENLKLVYDQAKNEAQVARVEALLKIIG, encoded by the coding sequence GTGCCTACTGCCATAAGAAAGATGCTAAAAGAGGAAGTAAATGCATTGGTTTCGCTAATTGATGACCCCGCACCCGAGGTTTTTGAAGCGGTATCACAGCGCCTTTACGAACTAGGTCGAGATGCAATTCCTGTACTCGAAGAGTATTGGGCTCATTCGACCAACGAGTATCAGCAAAAGCTGATTGAGGGAGTTTTACAGCGTATTAATGATAATATTGCTGGCGAAGAAGCCCGCAATTGGCTGGCTAAAGGATGTAAAGATATTGTAGAAGGTGCCCACCTAGTGGCGCATCTTCTCTTTCCAGAGCTGCCGCTTTCCGACCTGCAGCTGCAGGTTGATAAGCTGGCCAAGGAGGTTTGGCTCGAAATCAATAACAACCTGACCGCTTTTGAAAAAGTGAAGGTGATAAATCGCGTATTGTACGAGGAGTACCACTATTCTCCCGATCCGTTAAACCTGTTTGCGCCACATTATTTTGCTCTAAACCACGTAATTCTAACCAAAAAAGGGAATCCTCTGAGTCTTTCGCTTCTTTACATGGCAATTGCTCAGCAGCTAGGAATGCCGATTTATGGGATAAGCTTACCACGGAATTTTATTCTGGCTTATAAAGACCCCTACCACGGAGATGATGATACGTTACCCGTATCGCAGCGCGTTCTCTTTTACATAAATCCGTTTAATAGGGGGAGCGTTCTTAGTAAAAAGGAAATTGACTACTACCTAAATCAAATAAAAGAAACTCCGATAGATGCCTACTATCTACCTTGCGACAATCGAACCTCCATTATAAAGGTGCTTGAGAATCTTAAGCTTGTATACGATCAGGCAAAAAATGAGGCACAGGTTGCACGTGTAGAGGCGCTGCTAAAAATTATTGGCTAG
- a CDS encoding bacterioferritin-associated ferredoxin → MIICSCKGVTKSEIVKAVKGGAQNIVDIQMLTKASTGCGRCKGIIHTILSKELENLHEQNSQLRINFD, encoded by the coding sequence ATGATTATTTGCAGCTGTAAGGGCGTAACCAAGTCCGAAATTGTAAAAGCCGTAAAAGGAGGAGCCCAAAATATTGTTGATATACAGATGCTCACCAAAGCATCTACGGGATGTGGCAGATGTAAAGGAATCATACACACCATACTTTCGAAGGAGCTTGAAAACCTCCACGAGCAAAATTCCCAGCTACGGATAAATTTTGACTAG
- the rpsF gene encoding 30S ribosomal protein S6 yields MLNQYETVFIVTPVLSDTQVKETVNKFKSVIADNGGEIVYEEDWGLKKLAYPINKKTTGFYYLVEFKANGELIDKLETQYRRDERIIRFLTFKMDKFAAEYAVKRRSNKSVEKKAEE; encoded by the coding sequence ATGTTAAATCAGTACGAAACCGTTTTCATCGTAACTCCCGTTTTATCTGATACTCAGGTAAAGGAAACGGTAAACAAATTTAAAAGCGTTATCGCCGACAATGGTGGCGAAATCGTTTATGAAGAAGATTGGGGTCTTAAGAAATTGGCTTACCCTATCAACAAAAAAACTACAGGTTTTTACTACCTAGTTGAGTTTAAGGCTAACGGCGAACTTATCGACAAGTTAGAGACTCAATATCGTCGTGACGAGCGTATTATCCGTTTCTTGACATTCAAGATGGATAAGTTCGCTGCAGAGTACGCAGTAAAGAGAAGAAGTAACAAATCTGTAGAAAAAAAAGCGGAGGAATAA
- the rpsR gene encoding 30S ribosomal protein S18 has translation MAQGQSEIRYLNPPTVDVKKKKYCRFKKNGIKYVDYKDAEFLKKFLNEQGRILPRRITGTSLKFQRRVAQAVKRARHLALLPFVTDMLK, from the coding sequence ATGGCTCAAGGACAAAGTGAAATCAGATATCTTAACCCACCTACAGTAGACGTTAAGAAGAAGAAGTATTGCCGTTTTAAAAAGAACGGAATTAAATATGTTGATTATAAGGATGCAGAATTTCTTAAGAAATTCTTAAACGAGCAAGGTAGAATTCTTCCACGCCGCATCACTGGAACTTCTCTTAAGTTCCAAAGAAGAGTTGCTCAGGCAGTGAAAAGAGCTCGTCATCTTGCGCTGCTTCCATTTGTAAC